The Palaemon carinicauda isolate YSFRI2023 chromosome 33, ASM3689809v2, whole genome shotgun sequence genome contains a region encoding:
- the LOC137626125 gene encoding probable serine/threonine-protein kinase nek3, protein MKVAIPGRAMKMQEHFGSGTAHLTPLLKHGKIPFNNIQIKPHIDYININNATQGSHNKEEQSTLSNKEWKKTAKLYKKELKSKGNIRPSTAVRQHVKKISEDFTMTKTKYENSVNTTSTIKTPEKKEKSPIKSASSNSSVSSVNPKIPQSKFPKNVLSKITCSKCETISKASRKNVMSPINLPSGTGVNKNGVPKNLNTKCTNMKNKNSINSHNSNSRSLQELSPQKKLVGPTDISPRPRLRHSSGRCGGGTGAFDFCLAPTSPGPPRSPGRKLSSSLAGISPRSQQVCSEQIRRVKLFTERAILEGRVFSIFGYFPAVKDALRRRGWVEKVQHTVPYINPHPNNCVCPHVGYQLSFMSPLSAPSTNLPLSHLHPHHKTSGSMSKGNGEEIKDEQNQEEEEDTEVHPATADDDDSPSSAQTTTVESSPSDSVNIDISHSSASLSVPSSHSSSPLESDKEQRITANLGSSTVETLVPPLNRVNENKNPTVSDNQSDNQSSPDDTKLQESEKSSSNAEEPSDSSPDAAKNSDHFNTAILGPSEIRKGIAESITERNAPIFKYSTANIATKKSLDNSKDDDDKDCSPGEANNEEDGSQGENANDCLEGEKKGSEETEEEKPEPYNPYVEYELTDSDLPLVARLLRNVEPNFLWTWTRDSISFKHLSREQLVNRFPNTPFTTKVNELMDKQFCRRLELPG, encoded by the exons ATGAAGGTTGCAATTCCAGGGAGAGCAATGAAAATGCAAGAACACTTTGGATCTGGAACAGCACATCTAACTCCTTTGTTGAAACATGGTAAGATTCCAttcaacaacattcaaataaagcCTCATATTGACTACATAAACATAAACAATGCAACACAAGGTTCACACAACAAGGAGGAACAATCTACACTCAGTAATAAAGAATGGAAGAAAACAGCCAAACTGTACAAGAAAGAACTCAAATCGAAAGGAAACATTAGACCATCCACTGCTGTGCGTCAGCACGTCAAGAAGATTTCTGAAGATTTCACAATGACTAagacaaaatatgaaaattctGTTAACACCACCAGCACGATCAAGACACCCGAGAAAAAAGAGAAATCTCCTATAAAATCAGCATCTTCAAATTCCTCAGTTTCATCTGTGAACCCAAAAATTCCACAGTCAAAGTTCCCCAAAAATGTCTTATCAAAAATCACTTGCTCAAAATGTGAAACTATATCAAAAGCATCACGCAAAAATGTTATGAGTCCTATCAACCTTCCTTCAGGTACTGGTGTCAATAAAAATGGGGTGCCAAAAAATCTAAACACAAAATGTACAAATATGAAGAATAAAAATTCAATTAATTCTCATAATAGCAATTCCAGAAGTCTGCAGGAACTCTCTCCCCAGAAGAAATTAGTGGGTCCAACGGATATTTCTCCTCGTCCTCGACTACGGCATTCAAGCGGTCGTTGTGGAGGAGGAACTGGTGCTTTTGATTTTTGCTTAGCTCCTACAAGCCCTGGTCCTCCAAGATCCCCTGGGAGAAAACTTAGCTCCTCCTTAGCTGGTATTTCTCCACGGTCTCAGCAGGTCTGCTCTGAGCAAATCAGACGTGTAAAACTCTTCACTGAAAGAGCCATTTTG GAAGGACGAGTCTTCTCCATATTTGGATACTTCCCTGCTGTTAAAGATGCCTTACGAAGGAGAGGGTGGGTGGAAAAAGTTCAGCATACTGTTCCTTACATCAATCCTCACCCAAATAACTGTGTTTGTCCACACGTTGGGTACCAGCTTTCATTCATGTCCCCATTAAGTGCACCTTCAACAAATCTCCCATTGAGCCATTTGCACCCACATCATAAAACATCAGGATCAATGTCGAAAGGAAATGGAGAAGAAATCAAGGATGAACAAAaccaagaagaggaggaggatactGAAGTTCATCCTGCTACAGCCGACGATGATGACTCTCCATCATCTGCACAAACAACAACTGTCGAATCTTCTCCTTCTGATTCTGTGAACATCGACATCTCTCACTCATCTGCATCACTGTCAGTACCCTCGTCGCACTCTTCATCCCCATTAGAATCCGATAAAGAACAAAGAATCACTGCCAATTTAGGTTCTTCCACTGTAGAAACTCTAGTGCCACCTTTAAATCGTGTGAATGAAAACAAGAATCCAACTGTTTCAGACAACCAGTCCGATAATCAGTCATCTCCAGATGATACCAAATTGCAAGAATCTGAAAAGTCTTCCAGCAATGCAGAAGAACCAAGTGATAGTAGTCCAGATGCTGCAAAGAATAGTGATCATTTCAACACTGCCATTTTGGGTCCATCTGAAATTAGGAAAGGAATAGCCGAGTCGATAACGGAAAGGAACGCTCCCATATTTAAATACAGTACTGCCAACATTGCCACGAAAAAGTCTCTAGACAACAGTAAGGATGATGACGATAAGGACTGCTCTCCAGGGGAGGCAAACAACGAAGAGGATGGATCTCAAGGGGAAAATGCCAATGATTGTCTAGAGGGGGAAAAGAAAGGCTCAGAAGAAACAGAAGAGGAGAAACCAGAGCCCTACAACCCTTACGTAGAGTATGAACTGACTGACAGCGACCTTCCACTTGTTGCTAGGCTTTTGCGGAACGTCGAGCCGAACTTCTTGTGGACCTGGACGAGGGATTCCATTTCCTTCAAACATCTCAGTCGTGAACAGCTGGTCAATCGATTTCCCAACACACCCTTCACCACCAAG